The genomic segment TCATGAGTTGAAATTATAATGGTCATTCCTTCGTTATTAAGTTCATATAATAATTTAAGTATATTTGATGCTCCTTTTGGATCAAGACCTGCAGTAGGTTCATCTAAAACCATTATTTCAGGTTTCATTGCTAATATTCCTGCAATTGCAACCTTTTTCTTTTGACCTCCACTTAAGTGATGAGGTGCTTTTCTCTCATATCCTTCCATTCCAACTTTTTTTAGAGCTTCACTTACTCTTTTTTGAGTTTCACTTTGTGATAAACCAAGGTTTAATGGTCCAAAGGCGACATCTTCTTCTACTGTTGGAGCAAATAGCTGATCATCTGGATTTTGAAAAACAATACCAACTTTTTGTCTGAATTTAAGTAAGCTTTTTTTATCGTATTCAAGCTCTTCACCATCTATTAATATTCTACCTGAATCTGGCTTATAAATACCATTGAAGTGCAAAAATAATGTTGATTTTCCAGCACCATTTTCTCCAAGAAGTGCTACCATTTCTCCTTTTTCAACTTCAAAATCAATATTATTAAGAGCTTTTGTTCCATCATCATATGAATAGCTAATATTTTGCGCCTTTAACATCGAAATCACCTTTAGATTTATAAACCGGTAAATATCCACTGTAACCTCTTGAATCAAGGGAGTGTTGTAATGTTTCACTTTTGTCAAGAGATTTGAAAAATAAATTACTAAATAACATTCCTAATGATTTATATGTGCTTTTAGAGTTTATATAACCTAACCTTGTTTGTTGAGCATTTCTCATTACAGATATTTGATCTAAGAATATAAAAATTATATTATACATTAAAAGAGCAATATCAATTAGAACAATAGGGACTTTAATATTTCTCAAACAGTTTAAGATATCTGCAATAGGAGTAGTTAGTGTTAAAAATCCTAAACAGGTAAAACATGCAAAGCAGCGTCCGAATGTTTTAATACCCAAATCAAATGAAGATTTTGTTACAACAATACCGAAAATACCTGTGTTATAAATTACTTCACCATTTCCAAAAAAGAATATTAAAAAAATACATGTTAAAACTGCAAATGCCATTGGTATTGTTAAAAATTTAATATAATCTTTAATAGAGACTCTTGCAATTGCTAAAATTGCTGTTGACATTGCAATAAATACTACTGCATCTAAAACCAAGTTATTCAATATCAATACTACAATCATAAGAACTATTGATGTAATAACCTTAAAATAAGCATTAACATCTGTTAATTTGTTGTTGTGTGCAATATAATCAATATCAAATTTCAATTAAACCATCCCTAAAAAATAATTAAAAAAGAATAAAATTAATTATTCTTCTTTTTTACTTTGTCCTCTCCAGTAACCAAATGCATAACCTATAATTATTGCACCGATTGCTGCTTGAAGAGCAAAGAGTAAACTTTCTA from the Methanobacteriaceae archaeon genome contains:
- a CDS encoding ATP-binding cassette domain-containing protein encodes the protein MLKAQNISYSYDDGTKALNNIDFEVEKGEMVALLGENGAGKSTLFLHFNGIYKPDSGRILIDGEELEYDKKSLLKFRQKVGIVFQNPDDQLFAPTVEEDVAFGPLNLGLSQSETQKRVSEALKKVGMEGYERKAPHHLSGGQKKKVAIAGILAMKPEIMVLDEPTAGLDPKGASNILKLLYELNNEGMTIIISTHDVDLVPIYSNKVYVINSGEIIKSGTAKEVFSDIGLIRNANLRLPRVAHLFEILDKEDHFDSIEDYPLTISEARHIANDLFNH
- the cbiQ gene encoding cobalt ECF transporter T component CbiQ, with protein sequence MKFDIDYIAHNNKLTDVNAYFKVITSIVLMIVVLILNNLVLDAVVFIAMSTAILAIARVSIKDYIKFLTIPMAFAVLTCIFLIFFFGNGEVIYNTGIFGIVVTKSSFDLGIKTFGRCFACFTCLGFLTLTTPIADILNCLRNIKVPIVLIDIALLMYNIIFIFLDQISVMRNAQQTRLGYINSKSTYKSLGMLFSNLFFKSLDKSETLQHSLDSRGYSGYLPVYKSKGDFDVKGAKY